The stretch of DNA ACCAGGGAGAGGGTAACGGAGGGAGGGGCGAAAAAGCTGCGCTTGTGGGCCCATATCAATTCATGGTGCGGTGCAAAGTGTGCTAAACCAGCAATTATGACGTGGTGCCAGGGAGAGGGTAACGGAGGGAGGGGTGAAAAAGCTGCACTTGTGGGCCCATCTCAATTCATGGTGCGGTGCAAAGTGTGCTAAACCAGCAATTATGACGTGCAATATATTGGATCGAATTTAGCTAAACTAGCAACTATGACGTGGCCCTACACCACCTCAAGTTCCATACGCAGAATGCCGGTTGCAAAAGCCTCATCCAAATAAACCTATAAAACGCACGATCGAATTGCCAGCTACCCTGTTGAAAGAGAGGGGAAGGGGGGTTGCGCAAAACAGAAAACACAACAGTGCCAAGTCCCAACCTGTAGAAACGCCCAGTAACACAGTAAACTAAGATCGGCAGCTACACATCCTGACAGCCACCAAGGCGTTGAACAATGCTTCGAAGAATATAGATTCACGGGCAAATAACAGTTTTTGAACAGACATCAGCAACTGTTACACTAAGAATTCAATTTAACAACAGGTTTTGAATAAATATTAGCTAATGTTACGCTACAGATTTAATTCAAAAGTTGGTTGGTCTGCTAGGAAAATGACTACAACTGTGTTGATTGTTCTGTTGAATTTTGCCGCCGCAGAGGGGATCCATCGTCAGTGTCCTGTGAGTGAGTTGATCCACTCGAAGATGGCTTAGCGCCTGCTGAGATGATGTTCTTGAACCAAGCTCCCTGGAAAGTGGGGCTGCCTCTGTTTTGGTtgttacccggagactccgagGCTTGATTTTTTGCAGCCAGGCCTGCCATAAATCTGTAGGCTACTCTACTGGCGTTCACAATTTCTGTTTTAGCTTGCCTGAACTGCAAAACACGAATTCACAACCAGAAAAAATATCATATCAAGGAAAATAATCAAAGATGTCACATATCTTCAaatatgagaagaaaagaagcCTACACAGGGAGGCATAGAAAAAAACAGTCTCATGACAGAACCTACTTCATCTAATTGGAATGTACTACACATGAGACTGTAACAGCATTTTACATAATCAATACTACAAAAAACGAATATAAATGATATTTGCATTGGAGTGAAAAAAAATGGAGCTAAAAATCGTGAGTAGCAGACTAGAGAAGTAATAAAGGCAAGTAGCAATAATGATTATGGAAAAAGCTACAAGCTAGGATTAAGTAAATTGGAGCTGACATTGTATCACAGGTTCACAGCAACACATGTTTTCAATGTTATTCACTTATTCTCCAAGTTAATGGGAAAATTGCATCTTGTACTTTCCCGTGCAACTTAATAGACCACTAACTGCCTTTCTGAGTTCGGATAACAATATGGTGCTCGCAAGAAATATTTGATGATGCAATGCATCAACATCTCAAAGTATACAGATATAGTGTAACACAGCAGCTATTAGCCGATAAAAAAAAAAGCCATGCTATAAGGTGACCTTGCTATTGGAAATAAAGAAAATGCACAACCAAAAACAAGATACTATGTGTACCTTAACTGCTGTGTTCTCAGCAACAACCACGGCAGTATCACCGGCATTGGCAAAGCGATTAACCCAACCTGCAAGGTTAGACAGAATAAAGGCGTTAGCTAATTATGCCATCTCAAACCGGACAACCTAAGCAACACTACCATGCTAGGCTACCAGCAACATTAGCAAAATTTCCACTAATCCAACACTAATATCTAAATGATTAGCACCTACTTGACCTAAGGGGATATTCAGCCTTGCTTAAAATTTTCACATATGTTACCGCATTAAGTTCCAAAGTTTCATACACTAACCATATTATCTTAGCAGTTTTGGATATTTTGGCTGGAGGTTTTTGCCAAGTGTTGGTAGCTGTCTAGTCACAGGATATGTAGGTAATACAGGGCAGGCATTGCATTTcacatttccttttcttttataacGACCCTATGCAATAATGAATTGTGGGTGTATGATCGGCAAAATGAACATGTTATCCCAAAGCGTTTTAGATAACTGAGCACCAGTTTAACTGCTCTATACTATGCAGTAGCAAGATCCTCATCGGTTCAGAATTCATAATCCATGTCACACCTGACAGCTAGCATTCTTTGCAGTATTCAGCTCACATGATTTCTCACGCTCCTTCATGTTGCTCATTCTTTTCATAGCCGCAAGCACATAAATCGCCATCTAACTCGTAATGTGCAATCTTCCTAGCGTTTCCTCAGCCCTCACCTGGGAGCTTGGGGACGCCGAGCCTCTCGCAGAGCACGTCGCAGAAGTGGTTGCAGTTCCTGGAGAGGAGGTCGTAGGAGTGGCCCGGCCACTCGCGGCTGAGCTCCCGCAGGATCCGGTTCACGGCGGCGATGCCGCACTCCGTCTCCCCGAGCACGATGCGCTCCCGGTAGGTGTACATGGGGTTCTTCCCGACGGGGCAGCTGAAGACGCCGCTGCCGGTCTCGCAGAACCCGAACGACCACTCCTCCTCGCCATAGACCTGCGCCCGTCGCGGGGGGTTGTCCGCAGAGAAATCGCGTGAGATTTGGGGGGATctggggcggggggggggggggggggggggggagcgggagcggcggggggatccgggcgggcgggcgggcgggcggcgaggcgagggaAGGCGGGGGATCCGGTACCTGGACGGCGCTGTGGAAGATGCCGCCGAGGCCGATGCGGTCCTTGAAGATGCGGTTGATCTGGAGGATGGTGTTGTTGGTCTTCTCGGAGTCGCTGTTGGTCACGTCGTAGACGTGGAGCACCACCTCCTTCATCTCAGCCGCGCCCCCCGCCACGGCCcggcgctccggcggcggcggctggtgccGCGGCGCGATGGGGTTTGGGGAGACGGGAAAGCGAGGGAGGGGATCGAAGCGAGCGGGTGGGCGGTCGCTTGTAGTTGCAGGCCAGGACAGGagaaggtggtggtggtgggaacGCTGGTCGGGTTGGTTTGCTCTTATCGGGCCCATCGGGGTTGGGGTCACCGACGGCTGGGCCCGCAACAACAGGTTTCCTTTCCTCACCGGCGCTCGATCCAGCAGGCGGGGTGACAAAGCACTCGGATAGTCGGATGGGGTTCCGTCCGCCAGCAAATTTCACAGGCGAATCTTCAACCGTAGATTTTGGAACATTGTTTACGATCGATTGTGTCGTGTCGATCACCAATTCACCGGATCTGGGTGTGCTCTCTATCTATCATAGCGCACGTTCGGTAGAGCTCCATCCGATTCATCTTTATCGGAGCGATTCTTCAAAGAGGTGATTTTGTAGCTGAAAATGATTCTCTTTGATGGTCTAGCATAATCTTTAAAATTAGGATGGAGAATCACTTCTAATCCGGCTCGACCAAGCATGAGGCAGGTCTGCCAGTGCCTGGACGGCGAGGTGGACGCGCAGGAGGCGGCCATGATCGTCTTTGCAGACGACGATCTGTCCATCCCGTCGACTTGGAGTCGTTGGCATCCCTGACATGATCATCGTGCGCGGCAGTTTCAGCAGGGTCGCTCCAGGGCGGTACATGAAACAACGAGGGTGTTTAGTACCGTCTACTCTTTTGTGGGGGGAAACTCCGGCTTCAGATAATTCGGAGAAACCAGATTAGCAAAGTCAACACAGAACGTAACGTGTTTGAGATAATACAATTGGGAAGTGATGTCAATTGTCAACTCAGATATTAGATATACAGGAGATCGTTCAAGTAATCGTCTACAAAATTACAATCTTAGATACATAAGAATAGTTTGTGAAATTAACCGGTATAATACAAGCCTTGGGTTCAGGCATCTGAAAGGGAATACAAACAAACATCGTTTGTTCTCACAAGAATTGCTATTGCAGCAGCAACCCCAGCGTGAAAATAATCTATGCACACAGACATAAGTTTTAGCATCCGCTGGAGCTAGAGATCTTCAGATGCCTTCAGCAGATAACGTATCCTGCACTGGACATAAAGCCAACGAAAAGGGCAGGTTAGAGGACTCAACATCAGGAATAGAAATGAACTGATTTGGCAAATCAACTGTACAATATAACAGCCTTGATCAACAAAAATACACACTCCAAATCTGGAAGTGGAACTAGAGAACTAGCTTAATTGACACTTGCCTAAAGCAAGGTATCCAACAGTTTCTGTTAGTTCACATAGGCTTGCTACGCGGTCCCATCCCAGAAACTTGGGATAGGAAAAATTCTTTGAGGTGGTTCGCGAAAAGGTTTGGATTttagtactgtagcacatttcgttgttacttgacaaacaatatccaattatggactaattaggcttaaaagattcatctcgacatctcgtgctaatcagttagactgtgtaattagttattttttcaactacatttaatgcttcatgcatgtgtctaacgattcgatgtgacgggtactgtagaaaaaattttgggaactaaacaaggccttagggTCTAAAACAATCAATTTCCATAATCCAAATTAGTCAAACTTGGCACATCACAGAAAATCCTCCATAAGAAGTCTCTAAAAACCTATGCAGGATCTATACTGGTGTCAGAAGCTACGTTCACCAAAATTGTTAAAAAAACAATATTCATTCAGGTGATTCATTCTTTTGGACAAGCCATTCTCATGCCTCAACAAAAACAACACATACCTTTGCTCTTAGTAGGGAGGATCCGGGTTGAAGGCCAAAGATTCCCTCCAGATGAGTTCTTTTATATGTGCTTCTGTAAATGATGGTTGCTCAAAATCAAAGCTGAAAGGTGCAGGGCAGGTAGGTTCTTCATTGATGTCATGAAGAGAAGCCAAGTATGGGTGATGCAGAGCCTCATCAACTGCATGAGAAAAGAGGTATTTGAGTATATATTAAAGCCACCGCTAATAAAGTTGTTTCTGTAAACCCCGGTACCTGTGATCCGTCTGCTTGGATCGAACACGAGCATTCTCTCCAACAAATCAACTGCACCAGCAGACATGTTGCGGAAACGCAAGCGGAAGTCCTGCCTTGGAAACTGTGGTAGTTGTTTCATGTATCTTTTTGCGTTATCACTTCGAAGAAATCCCAGGCTTGCATCATCTGGTGAGCCTATGAGCTTTTGGAAGGAAAAAGAACTCAATAATATTGATATTGAGATTACAGGGGAACATTTTAACACACATTTTAACAAAGGAAAAAGGTACTCCATGGTGTATAGAATAATAAAAAGCTAACAGTGCATCCTACAATAATCAACCAGGATGCCTGTGAAAGCGAATTTTTGTATGTACGAGATTATAGTAACTTCAAAGATCATTAGAAGAGAGGAAAGTTCACAGAAATAATAAGTTAAGAGAAAACGTTTAGCAGGTCAAATCTGGATTTCAAATCTGGTAAACATTGTAAATTGTAATTACTGAAACTAATTTAGATTTCAACTTACAATAAAATGTGACTCCTACTCAAACATATACAAAATTGGCACCATATAGAAGAAAACGAGATAAGTTATTATCCTAGTTTTCTGAATGAGCCAATCAGTCAACTCAATCACTGGATCATATTAAGGAAATGCTAACACAAACAATTCCATCGGATAAATTTACCTCAGTGATCAGTTTTAATTGCTGGATGTAGTCCCGTCCAGGAAACAGGGGTTGGCGAGTAACAATTTCACCTAGTATGCATCCAACTGACCAGACATCAATCGCAGCAGTATACTGTGAACAGTTCAACAGCAACTCTGGTGCCCGGTACCAACGAGTGACCACATACTCTGTCATGAGATCTGTCTCCGAAGTGGTTCTTGCAAGCCCAAAGTCTGCGATCTTGAGGTCACAATTTGCATTTAGGAACAAATTGCTTGGCTTCAGATCACGGTGCAATATATTTGCTGAGTGCACATATTTTAGCCCTCGTAGCAACTGATACAAGAAGTACTGCAAGGGAAAATGAAAGCCATATAATGATAATTGCTGCTAAGCTGAAATGTAGGAAACAAACATGTGGGACATCATTGCAACAAGATAGCAAGATACTCCATCTGTTTCAAAATGTAGGTCCCCTTAGTTTTGTCATATGCCAAAGTGAGAGATGTTTGGCTTAGGACACAACTAAGACAACCAACATTTCTAGACTGGGCACAAGCAATATTTATTTGGATAGCTTTGGCACAAGCTGGAGGAACAGACCTGGCAATGATCATCAGTCAATGTCTGATTTGACCGTATGATCTGATGGAGATCGGTATCCATTAACTCAGTAACAATGTAGACATCATTAAAGTTCTCTTTACTTGGTGGGCGTATTACATCCTTTAAGGCAAGGATCTGTGACCAAATGTTAAATCATAATCAGAAAAATTAGATAATAGGAAATTAATTGCTGATTAGAAGTGTAAGACATGGATATGACATATGCATACAAAATTTGCGAACAAATCAAACTTTCACTGCAATGTAAAGCCATGTAAACAAAAGCAGATACAATCAACGGTAGAAATCTGCCAAATTGATCATTGGTTGATGCGCAACCAACGATGTGGGTGGGGTTAGCTGACCCCATGGTCTTTGGACACTCCTTATTTAGCAAAGTACAAAAGGCTAAAGTTTTCCCtccaaaataaattaaatttgaaacAAAAGAACATACCCTCCCTGATTCAACCACACATTCCCACTTCCCTTTACATGTCAACAATGAAAAGCTGAAAATAGAGTATTGTCCTCCTTCCTATTTATAGAAAGTCTACATAAGCACTGAAGTTATAGTCTCATGGAGCAGTTTACATCAGACAGGATTTAATACAGTGAATAACCCTAATGAGAGCAGTAAACTGTGCTCTTGTTTATAAGTAGTAACAAAAAGCAAGGCATGTGGCAGCCACTTTTAGCAAATTGGCAACACATATCTTTACAATTGAAAAGACTAGCACAACTGTAAGCTTGCTATAACAGGCTCAAAATGCCTATAAGATTTTGGACGAACAAACAAGGGCAAGCTCTAAAGCCCACAGTATCACAACACCAGAAATGTCCAAGCTCCAAAGGTGGTTACTTGTAAAACGCATCACGCATACGTACGTTCTCGTGGTCCATGTGGCGGAGCAGCTTGATTTCCCTCAGCGTCCGCTTGGCGTCGATGTGGTTGTCGAAGGCATTGCCAACCTTCTTGATCGCAACCTCCTCGTTTGTCTCCGAGTTCATAGCCGCACTACAAACACAGGAAGGGGGGAAATACATAAGCACATCCACGGCAAAATATTTTGCCGCCCCCACTTCATCTCAACATAAATCCATGCCTAAAACGTTGAGAGAGGGGGAGGTCAGACACATAAAAGCACATCTACGGCAAAATATTTCGCCCCCGCGCTTCATTTCAGCATAAATTCTTGCCTAAAGCGTCAAGGGGAATCGAATCTACAAGACGCGCCCAACCACGCGGCGCTGGTCGAACCAAGGCAGCAACTCGGTTCGACACCGCCCGcgcggcggctcgggagcgaGAGGGAAGGGGGGCGGGGTGGAGGGAACGCACCAGACAATGCCGTAGGCGCCGCGGCCGATGGGGCGGATGGGCGGCGCGTACTTGGAGGAGACCTCGAAGAGGTTCCCGTACACGTTGTACAGCACGTACCGCCCGCCGTGCGTCGCCACCCCCCTGAtctgcgcgccaccgccgccgccgccgccgccgctggaggaATCCATggcttcctcgccgccgctcgcgaagggagaggaggggaaggggaggggaagggggctAGGGTTGGTGCTTCCTGACCAGCAGCGTCTAGTCGTTGATGGGCTGGGGAGACTGGTGGGAGAGGGTACCCGGTGGAAGAAGCTTCCCTCTTTTTGACTTGGGCGGCGACTGGGGGAATGGCGATGGATGGGGAGCGCGGTCTCGGGAGCGGGACGAGGAAGGAGCCAAGGCGGAGTCGGCTCAGTGGAGAGATCCTGCCGACGACCACCGCGCGGTGTGGTGTTGCATTTTTTCCCCCTTTTTGAGCGGGTTACACACTGCTGGGAAAAGACCCATATTCTCCTTTTTTTGTCAGATTTTATTCTACATGTTTGTATTTCCTACATGGCAATGAACATATACGAGATATGAGTAAACAGAAATAGAGCCATGAGGCCGTGATGTCTTTTCATCGCGCGTGTCCCAGTGTGGCTCACTGATACGAGTGGCGTGGCggatttagaaaaaaatattaagaGGGACATATTTACTTCATCTTTTACCTATAACTACTCCTTCTAAATTTCAATGACTACAAATTTATAAGGGGGTTTATTAGAAGGGGCTTCATGCTTCTAGCACGGGTAGGAGGGGCTCGACCTCCAACTGACCCGGTGCTAGATCCGCCCCATACGACTGTATGTGTAGGGCGGCATGTTGAGCGAGTGAAGCAAAAGATATATACTAGTCTTGTATTGAGAGGAAATAGGTATTCTCAGATTTTATTTCTGATGCCATGCCAATACTCAAcctaaccaaaaaaaaaatccttgaaTGTACAAATTGACCAATACTTCCTCGAGGCTTCACTGCCCTGTGCTAGCTCTGTCCTCGAACCCGTGAGCTTTACGACCTCTGCTACGGCCTTGGTTCCAACTTCCAAGCAGTTGGCAGGAACTAGCTAGGAAggatttttcttctttctcggGGTACCTCCTCCCTATATGCCACACGTTTCTTCCACGGTCACCATCGAAGACGTGAGGATGATGTGTGTGCACTACGCGGAGGGTTTGTGTGAAAGCTCTGGTGGCCGAAATCTCTCAAAGTACATCTGAAACCATGAGGCTTGCGCCTTGCGTCAGTAGCCCAGGTCAACATGAGAAGCTTCTAGTGAATGTTCGTCGTACGGACTATGAACAGGACTGAAtttaaggccgtgtttagttccacgcgcaaaaaattttgcgttagaattttattaatttgaagtactaaatgaagtctatttataaaactttttgcacagatgggttgtaaatcgcgagatgaatctaatgatactaattaatctatggttaattaataattagcggctggttactgtagcatcactgttgcaaatcatgaattaagtaggctcattagattcgtctcgcgatttacagcccatccatgcaaaaagttttgtaaataaacttcatttagtactccatgcatatgttgaaacatttgatgtgacgttttttttgcgtttacgaggTTTATGGGGTGTAATCTACACAGGGCCTAAATTAGAAGCTGCTGCTGGTAGGTCAGATTTACATGAGAAAGATAATAACGCCCACGGTGTTTTCTCTTACACGAAAGAAGCTTGTTGGATAGATCTTTGGGATGTTTTAGTTGATGCCTTCGTGCCACGTTGTCTAAAGTCGTGCATTGTCAACGTTATCAATGTGTAAACAGTACACTCTCACTGTCTATAAAGTCGCTGCACTGTAATGTCATCCTGCTACGGTAACTCCTGATTACCTCCTAGGTACCTTAACCAAATCACCactgttgattttttttagcaGATAAGATATTTAAGTGATAAAAAATAAtctgaaaaaagagaaaatcccGTAAATCTCGCAGTGTACGGTTTCTTCCGTTATCTACTTTAGAGCATCTCCGAGAGACATTCTAAAATCTACTCTCTAAATCATCAT from Panicum virgatum strain AP13 chromosome 9K, P.virgatum_v5, whole genome shotgun sequence encodes:
- the LOC120651864 gene encoding deubiquitinase DESI2-like, whose protein sequence is MKEVVLHVYDVTNSDSEKTNNTILQINRIFKDRIGLGGIFHSAVQVYGEEEWSFGFCETGSGVFSCPVGKNPMYTYRERIVLGETECGIAAVNRILRELSREWPGHSYDLLSRNCNHFCDVLCERLGVPKLPGWVNRFANAGDTAVVVAENTAVKFRQAKTEIVNASRVAYRFMAGLAAKNQASESPGNNQNRGSPTFQGAWFKNIISAGAKPSSSGSTHSQDTDDGSPLRRQNSTEQSTQL
- the LOC120651863 gene encoding mitogen-activated protein kinase 6, giving the protein MDSSSGGGGGGGGAQIRGVATHGGRYVLYNVYGNLFEVSSKYAPPIRPIGRGAYGIVCAAMNSETNEEVAIKKVGNAFDNHIDAKRTLREIKLLRHMDHENILALKDVIRPPSKENFNDVYIVTELMDTDLHQIIRSNQTLTDDHCQYFLYQLLRGLKYVHSANILHRDLKPSNLFLNANCDLKIADFGLARTTSETDLMTEYVVTRWYRAPELLLNCSQYTAAIDVWSVGCILGEIVTRQPLFPGRDYIQQLKLITELIGSPDDASLGFLRSDNAKRYMKQLPQFPRQDFRLRFRNMSAGAVDLLERMLVFDPSRRITVDEALHHPYLASLHDINEEPTCPAPFSFDFEQPSFTEAHIKELIWRESLAFNPDPPY